A region of Nitrospinota bacterium DNA encodes the following proteins:
- a CDS encoding YwiC-like family protein, whose amino-acid sequence MLDDVVNTLKRPVLPKEHGMWVALLAPLIAGVFAVRPEDGLKPLAAILLGLSVISGAFALEPIKLVVKSGAGVGKRRIYFWAAVYTFLALAFIAPLVFFYDRAGLVWFAIPAVVLGGIKMWAGLARSLRTLMVELLGVAGLALSAPAASYTQTGRLTGEPVMLFILMTVWFSDRVFTARGILDLMRSNGPTPPQEKRIETNRRQLYIHTASLSLAALTVVFSGGLAPWTSFLPFLLATIKFRRDVRNPTLPDGPMAVGYAEMRLSSLFTVMMAAAFWWKGSF is encoded by the coding sequence ATGCTGGATGATGTTGTTAACACCCTGAAGAGGCCGGTGCTTCCCAAGGAACACGGTATGTGGGTGGCTCTTTTAGCCCCACTTATCGCCGGGGTGTTCGCTGTTCGCCCTGAAGACGGGTTAAAACCGTTAGCGGCCATATTACTAGGTTTATCAGTAATTTCTGGGGCTTTCGCCCTGGAACCCATAAAACTCGTTGTTAAATCCGGCGCAGGGGTGGGCAAACGCCGGATTTACTTTTGGGCGGCGGTATATACCTTCCTTGCGCTGGCATTTATTGCGCCACTGGTGTTTTTCTATGACCGGGCCGGGCTTGTATGGTTTGCCATTCCCGCAGTGGTCCTGGGTGGAATAAAGATGTGGGCGGGTTTGGCCAGATCTTTACGGACCTTGATGGTAGAGCTATTAGGCGTGGCCGGCCTGGCCCTGTCCGCCCCCGCCGCAAGTTATACCCAAACCGGCCGGTTGACGGGCGAGCCGGTCATGCTGTTCATCCTGATGACCGTCTGGTTTTCAGACCGGGTGTTCACCGCCCGCGGGATCCTGGATCTGATGCGTTCCAATGGCCCAACGCCTCCGCAAGAGAAACGGATTGAAACAAACCGGCGCCAGTTATACATCCATACCGCCAGTTTATCCCTGGCGGCGTTGACGGTGGTTTTCTCCGGCGGGCTGGCGCCCTGGACCTCCTTTTTGCCTTTCCTGCTTGCCACCATAAAATTCCGGCGGGACGTGAGAAACCCCACCCTTCCCGATGGCCCTATGGCGGTGGGATACGCCGAGATGCGGCTAAGCTCCCTTTTCACTGTCATGATGGCCGCCGCGTTCTGGTGGAAAGGGTCATTTTAA
- a CDS encoding enoyl-ACP reductase — protein MEGKKGLIVGVANERSIAWGVAKALAREGAQLGFTYAMEALEKRVRPLAEEVGSTFVHLMDVQNDQQMDEVFNMARESFGSLDFLLHAVAFSDKNELKGPYYNTTRSNFLMTMDISVYSFTAMARRAADLMPNGGSMVTLTFYGSQKVVTNYNAMGVAKAALEASTRYLAVDMGPRNIRVNSISAGPVKTLASAGISDFKEMLSINASKAPLKRNVTLEEIGNAGLFLLSDLSTGVTGDNLFVDCGYQVTGV, from the coding sequence ATGGAAGGTAAAAAAGGGCTGATAGTGGGCGTGGCCAACGAGCGTAGCATCGCATGGGGCGTCGCCAAGGCTCTTGCCCGGGAGGGGGCCCAGCTCGGTTTCACCTACGCCATGGAAGCCCTGGAAAAACGTGTCCGCCCCCTGGCCGAAGAGGTGGGCTCCACGTTCGTGCACCTTATGGATGTGCAGAACGACCAGCAGATGGACGAGGTTTTCAACATGGCCAGGGAGAGTTTCGGCTCGCTGGACTTTCTTCTGCACGCCGTGGCCTTCTCCGACAAGAACGAGCTGAAAGGCCCCTATTACAACACCACCCGCAGTAATTTCCTTATGACCATGGACATATCGGTGTATTCGTTCACCGCCATGGCCCGGCGCGCGGCGGACCTTATGCCCAACGGCGGCTCCATGGTTACGCTGACTTTCTACGGGTCGCAGAAAGTGGTCACAAACTACAACGCCATGGGTGTCGCCAAGGCGGCGCTGGAGGCTTCCACGCGCTACCTGGCGGTGGACATGGGGCCGAGGAACATCAGGGTAAACTCCATCTCCGCCGGGCCGGTGAAGACTTTGGCTTCCGCCGGGATTTCCGATTTTAAGGAGATGCTCTCCATCAACGCCTCCAAGGCTCCTCTCAAAAGGAACGTCACCCTTGAGGAGATCGGCAACGCCGGCCTGTTCCTGCTTTCAGACCTGTCCACCGGCGTCACCGGCGATAATCTTTTCGTGGACTGTGGCTACCAGGTTACGGGTGTGTGA
- a CDS encoding fibronectin type III domain-containing protein yields MRLPLIVLFLIAFLAIPAFPAWSQPNGEDPLAQAESYYHKGRFNDALSAINDALATLSDDKAKARAHLLAGMAHYAQNQQETAEEEFKKAVLLDPHLKLSAKKYPPQIVRLFNQARARHLGAVVILTQPADAEVYIDDKLTGLTPVVVEDMPAGPHKVKIVKQGYRAEEREITARESERIEFYLELNVADETPPVIEHKAVQNGVEGKSLRVKAQITDNIGVTEARLHYRSLSGTGAYESTLMEQSALGVYEGVIPGEKVTREGVQYFIIAKDTGGADTYEGSAERPYDVRVTELDKEPPRIFHTPVTATSDASKLVIRANVRDNKALASARLYYKRGEDSTYLQEPMKDTTGLGDYEFTLPDVFMAARKLQYYIEAMDAEGNIQYSGRPGAPINVTVYKVLPHMEGFVVERKREGEGFGKTVTVNVGTLKGVDKDKVFTVFRASERVMDPVSGMVLSINQVITGKIKVTVPGPASSQARIIRETERNSVQSGDMIRMRTSAPTGVGGYSKRYREITVRWNMNPEPEVEGYVVYRSDNSKGPFEELRKISGRENVEYLDKGAGKLKDGQNYYYKVVAYNDEGERSEPSEAGNVVAKGGPNPPLSLLAESGLIREIRLAWGNSDDEDTVGYKVFRGESETGEFAEIADLSESALGYVDKPRERDKHILEDGKTYWYRVVSYNRDKKPGNPTTPASAASRAKPPAPTGVSIAASGVRTVSVSWDKSPDPDVSAYRIYRHTAPDGVFMAIKELSGRTVTEYTDQDKSGDKLKDGLAYYYRVTAVNSGGAESELSAPAKAETLGPPPGPSDVKAVSGLVKQVALSWAPVAGGEVAGYSIWRGESAQSLKKIKSIREPKASQYKDTGEWGSRMKDGAEYFYAVRSFNVVDVESEIKTVVSARTKPAPATPTGLFATQGEARKSTVKWNANPEKDIVSYRVLRAASRSGSYSSIGTVKETFYEDAGLKDGATYHYRVQALDKDDLMSPESDAASATTKAAPSMPRELTATAERASVTLSWKPNPETDIDHYTIYSAGFFGKQKVADSKQATYKVNGLKPDTSYSFVITAVDKAGLESETSAPVNVTTLK; encoded by the coding sequence ATGCGCTTGCCACTGATAGTTTTGTTCCTTATAGCTTTTCTGGCCATCCCGGCTTTTCCGGCGTGGTCTCAGCCCAATGGGGAAGACCCGCTGGCGCAGGCGGAATCCTATTACCACAAGGGGCGTTTCAACGACGCCCTTTCGGCCATCAACGATGCCTTGGCAACCCTGTCCGACGATAAGGCCAAGGCCCGGGCCCATTTACTGGCGGGCATGGCCCATTACGCGCAGAACCAGCAGGAGACGGCCGAGGAGGAATTCAAGAAAGCCGTCCTGTTAGACCCCCATCTGAAACTCTCGGCCAAGAAATACCCGCCCCAGATTGTGCGGCTGTTCAACCAGGCCCGGGCCAGGCACCTGGGCGCGGTGGTCATCCTCACCCAGCCCGCCGACGCGGAAGTGTACATAGACGACAAGCTGACGGGACTTACGCCGGTGGTGGTGGAAGACATGCCAGCCGGCCCGCACAAAGTGAAAATAGTCAAACAGGGCTATCGCGCCGAGGAGCGGGAGATTACGGCCCGCGAATCGGAACGGATAGAGTTTTACCTGGAACTCAACGTGGCCGACGAGACGCCGCCGGTGATAGAGCACAAAGCCGTCCAGAATGGGGTGGAGGGTAAATCGTTACGGGTGAAGGCGCAGATTACCGACAACATCGGCGTGACCGAGGCGCGGCTCCATTACCGTTCGCTAAGCGGAACTGGCGCCTATGAGTCCACCCTGATGGAGCAGTCCGCCCTGGGGGTGTACGAAGGCGTTATCCCCGGCGAGAAAGTGACCCGCGAGGGAGTGCAGTATTTCATCATCGCCAAAGACACCGGCGGCGCGGACACCTATGAAGGCTCCGCCGAGCGGCCTTACGATGTGCGCGTGACGGAGCTGGACAAGGAACCGCCCAGGATATTCCACACACCCGTCACCGCCACGTCCGACGCCTCCAAACTTGTCATCCGCGCCAACGTGCGGGACAACAAGGCGCTGGCCTCCGCCAGGCTTTATTACAAGCGGGGGGAGGACTCCACCTATCTGCAAGAGCCCATGAAAGACACCACCGGCCTGGGGGACTACGAGTTCACCCTGCCGGATGTTTTCATGGCCGCAAGAAAGCTCCAGTATTACATCGAAGCGATGGACGCCGAGGGGAATATCCAATACTCAGGGCGCCCGGGAGCCCCCATAAACGTGACGGTGTACAAGGTTTTGCCCCACATGGAAGGGTTCGTGGTGGAGCGTAAACGGGAGGGTGAAGGTTTCGGAAAGACCGTCACCGTGAACGTGGGGACATTGAAAGGGGTGGACAAGGACAAGGTGTTCACCGTGTTCCGCGCCAGCGAGAGGGTGATGGACCCTGTCAGCGGCATGGTGCTTTCCATCAACCAGGTGATAACGGGGAAAATAAAAGTTACCGTGCCCGGCCCCGCCTCTTCCCAGGCGCGGATAATCCGGGAGACCGAGCGTAACAGCGTGCAGAGCGGCGACATGATCCGCATGCGGACCAGCGCCCCCACCGGCGTGGGAGGGTACTCGAAGCGATACCGGGAAATAACGGTCCGCTGGAACATGAACCCCGAGCCGGAGGTGGAAGGGTATGTGGTGTACCGGTCGGATAATTCCAAGGGCCCCTTCGAGGAGCTAAGAAAAATCAGCGGCCGCGAGAATGTGGAATATCTGGACAAGGGCGCGGGCAAGCTCAAAGACGGCCAGAACTATTACTACAAGGTTGTGGCCTATAACGACGAGGGAGAACGGAGCGAACCGTCCGAAGCCGGCAATGTGGTGGCCAAGGGAGGGCCGAACCCGCCGTTGTCGCTTTTGGCGGAGTCGGGCCTTATCCGGGAGATAAGGCTTGCCTGGGGAAATAGCGACGACGAGGACACGGTGGGCTATAAAGTGTTCCGGGGCGAATCGGAGACGGGCGAGTTCGCGGAGATAGCCGATCTTTCGGAAAGCGCGCTGGGTTATGTGGACAAGCCCCGGGAGAGGGACAAGCATATTCTCGAAGACGGGAAAACCTACTGGTACCGGGTGGTCTCCTATAACCGGGACAAGAAACCTGGCAACCCCACAACCCCCGCCAGCGCCGCCTCCCGCGCCAAACCACCGGCCCCTACGGGGGTTTCGATAGCGGCTTCGGGGGTGCGGACAGTTTCAGTATCATGGGATAAAAGCCCGGATCCGGATGTTTCCGCTTACCGGATTTACCGGCATACCGCGCCGGACGGAGTGTTCATGGCCATAAAAGAGCTTTCCGGCAGGACCGTCACCGAATACACCGACCAGGACAAGAGCGGCGACAAATTAAAAGACGGACTGGCTTATTACTATCGCGTTACGGCGGTGAATTCCGGCGGAGCCGAGTCGGAGTTGTCCGCTCCGGCCAAGGCGGAAACACTTGGCCCTCCTCCTGGCCCTTCGGATGTGAAGGCGGTGTCTGGCCTGGTGAAACAGGTGGCGTTAAGCTGGGCGCCGGTGGCCGGAGGTGAAGTGGCGGGTTACTCCATCTGGCGCGGGGAATCGGCCCAGTCGTTGAAGAAGATCAAAAGCATCCGCGAACCCAAAGCCAGCCAGTATAAAGACACCGGCGAGTGGGGCTCCCGGATGAAAGACGGGGCGGAATATTTCTATGCCGTCCGGTCGTTCAACGTGGTGGATGTGGAAAGCGAGATCAAAACCGTGGTTTCCGCCCGCACCAAACCGGCCCCGGCCACGCCCACGGGGTTGTTCGCCACCCAGGGGGAGGCGCGCAAATCCACGGTGAAGTGGAACGCCAACCCCGAGAAAGACATTGTAAGCTACAGGGTGCTTCGCGCCGCCAGCCGTAGCGGGTCGTATTCCTCCATCGGCACGGTGAAGGAGACCTTCTATGAGGACGCCGGGTTGAAAGACGGGGCCACTTACCATTACCGCGTCCAGGCGCTGGACAAGGACGACCTGATGAGTCCCGAGTCCGATGCCGCGTCGGCTACCACCAAGGCGGCGCCCTCCATGCCCAGAGAGCTTACAGCCACAGCGGAACGGGCCAGCGTTACCCTCAGCTGGAAGCCCAATCCGGAAACGGACATTGACCATTACACCATCTATTCCGCCGGGTTCTTCGGTAAGCAGAAAGTGGCGGACAGCAAACAGGCCACTTATAAAGTGAACGGGCTAAAGCCCGACACATCGTATTCGTTCGTGATCACGGCGGTGGACAAGGCCGGGCTGGAAAGCGAAACCTCCGCGCCGGTGAACGTTACCACGTTGAAGTGA
- a CDS encoding serine/threonine protein kinase, with product MAEIRKLGRYEILSELGRGGMGIVLKGRDPHLDRMVALKIIKLDEMGDSMTEKELLERFYIEARAAGKIHHPHIVTVYDIGETEGKKFIAMEYVEGRNLAGIIAGEGPLPVPRAARYIGQIADALALAHENGIVHRDIKPGNILVDTTDQVKITDFGLARLQSAGSVTQTGHAVGSPSYMSPEQVQGLPVDGRSDIFSLGVMFYEMLTKKRPFEGDSLTAVIFKIIKEIPKPPSHHVDTLPQAIDRIIEKMMAKDPEDRYTSAREVARDLRQFVSPATPFPISDSDKLKTVNIKAPDVTVKIDSSSHQVEPKGKKKTGAVVALGAVAALMGVAAILILRPGGKEKETVSPASQSVVAPAQPSGAPPAVEEKPAQLATLMVTSNPSGAVVKIDGAEKGKTPLTLENLPAGRRKVELSQKGFNPSQETVALVSGEQTKLDVRLEPLSPAQGVKPKPVGLSSAVASKSPASFGAISVTAIPWANIYVNGQDMGVTPRTLEKIPEGKAEVRLVNPAYRPYKTTVSVRKDDRAEVGHIFTEAEEIGGGERGTKEGSEEGAYGSLKVSSTPPGIVFVDGKLYGRTPVSVNDIPAGTHNLVIKRAGMPDHKRKVEITPGITTNIAVE from the coding sequence ATGGCGGAAATCAGGAAGCTTGGCCGTTACGAAATCCTGTCCGAACTGGGCCGGGGCGGCATGGGTATCGTATTGAAAGGGCGCGACCCCCATCTGGACCGCATGGTGGCGCTCAAGATAATCAAGCTCGACGAAATGGGCGACTCCATGACGGAAAAGGAGTTGCTGGAGCGGTTTTACATCGAAGCCCGGGCCGCCGGGAAAATCCATCATCCCCACATTGTCACCGTGTATGACATCGGCGAAACCGAGGGCAAGAAATTCATCGCCATGGAATACGTGGAGGGGCGGAACTTGGCGGGCATCATCGCCGGGGAAGGGCCCCTGCCCGTGCCCCGCGCCGCAAGATACATCGGCCAGATAGCCGATGCGCTGGCCCTGGCCCATGAGAACGGCATCGTACACCGGGACATCAAGCCGGGAAACATTTTGGTGGACACCACCGACCAGGTGAAGATCACCGATTTCGGCCTGGCGCGTCTGCAATCCGCCGGGTCGGTGACGCAAACGGGGCACGCTGTGGGCTCGCCTTCGTACATGTCGCCGGAGCAGGTGCAGGGTTTGCCGGTGGACGGACGGTCGGACATATTCAGCCTTGGGGTGATGTTCTACGAGATGCTCACCAAGAAGCGTCCCTTTGAGGGGGACTCGCTTACGGCGGTGATTTTTAAAATAATAAAGGAAATCCCCAAGCCCCCCAGCCATCATGTGGACACCCTGCCGCAGGCCATAGACAGGATTATCGAAAAGATGATGGCCAAAGACCCGGAAGACCGGTACACCTCGGCCCGGGAAGTGGCCAGGGATTTAAGGCAGTTCGTGTCGCCCGCCACGCCGTTCCCCATATCAGATTCGGACAAGCTCAAAACGGTGAACATAAAAGCCCCGGACGTGACGGTGAAGATAGACTCGTCCAGCCACCAGGTGGAACCCAAAGGGAAAAAGAAAACCGGAGCCGTAGTGGCGTTGGGGGCCGTGGCGGCGCTTATGGGCGTGGCGGCCATATTGATATTGCGGCCCGGCGGGAAAGAAAAAGAAACGGTTTCTCCCGCGTCCCAGTCGGTTGTGGCGCCAGCCCAGCCTTCAGGCGCCCCGCCAGCGGTGGAAGAAAAACCTGCTCAACTTGCCACGCTTATGGTTACATCCAACCCATCAGGCGCCGTGGTGAAAATAGATGGCGCCGAAAAAGGCAAAACCCCGTTGACCCTCGAAAACCTTCCAGCGGGCCGCCGCAAGGTTGAGTTGAGCCAGAAAGGGTTTAATCCCTCGCAGGAGACCGTGGCTCTGGTTTCAGGAGAGCAAACGAAACTGGACGTGCGTCTGGAGCCTCTGTCCCCGGCGCAAGGTGTTAAACCAAAACCTGTTGGGCTCTCCTCTGCCGTGGCTTCAAAATCCCCTGCCAGTTTTGGGGCCATATCGGTTACGGCCATACCTTGGGCCAACATATACGTGAACGGGCAGGACATGGGCGTAACGCCCAGGACGCTGGAAAAAATCCCCGAGGGCAAGGCGGAGGTGCGGCTGGTCAATCCGGCTTACAGGCCGTACAAGACAACAGTGTCAGTCCGCAAGGATGACAGGGCCGAGGTCGGCCATATCTTTACCGAGGCCGAGGAGATTGGCGGGGGTGAGCGGGGGACAAAAGAGGGAAGCGAGGAAGGCGCCTATGGTTCCTTGAAAGTTTCTTCCACCCCGCCGGGAATAGTGTTCGTGGACGGCAAACTGTATGGCAGGACCCCTGTTTCCGTGAACGACATTCCCGCGGGGACGCACAATCTTGTAATCAAAAGGGCGGGCATGCCCGACCATAAACGCAAAGTTGAAATAACTCCCGGCATCACGACGAACATAGCGGTAGAATAA
- the dnaN gene encoding DNA polymerase III subunit beta: MEFTISRDEFFKSLQRAQGFISPKGTMPILANILLEASESAVTLFATNLDIGFRGSYPANVARPGRVTVQARKLHDIVRELPGGDISVRLDEDERLRVSCGKSKFNLATIDANEFPSFPAFEESGLVALDSDMIKEMISKTQYAISQDETRMTLHGAYFEITPSRARMVATDGHRLAFVERDGAFGVKEQVRAIIARKAVAELLKLISESDDALKFAHQDNHVVFAKGRQTMVVRLIEGAFPNYEQVIPKGATREAVIDSAQFSHSLKRVATLADEKSHMIRLGFASGKVELSSEGGELGEAKDELEIEFTGDELEIGLNAHYIIEMLSAMGEEKVLLKLQDPLSPVLATSVVDRGLMSIVMPMRL; encoded by the coding sequence ATGGAATTTACTATCAGCCGTGACGAATTCTTCAAAAGCCTTCAAAGAGCGCAGGGTTTCATCTCTCCAAAGGGAACCATGCCTATTTTGGCCAACATCCTTCTGGAAGCTTCAGAGTCGGCGGTCACTTTGTTCGCCACAAATCTGGACATAGGGTTTCGCGGCTCATATCCGGCCAATGTGGCCCGGCCCGGCCGGGTCACGGTGCAGGCCAGGAAACTGCATGACATAGTCCGAGAGCTACCCGGTGGCGACATTTCGGTAAGGCTGGACGAGGATGAAAGGCTGAGGGTGAGTTGCGGCAAGTCCAAATTCAACCTGGCCACGATTGACGCCAACGAGTTCCCCTCTTTCCCGGCGTTCGAGGAGAGCGGGCTTGTGGCGCTGGATTCGGATATGATCAAGGAAATGATCTCCAAAACCCAGTACGCCATCTCCCAGGACGAAACCAGGATGACCCTTCACGGGGCTTATTTCGAGATAACCCCTTCCCGGGCGCGGATGGTTGCCACCGACGGGCACCGGCTGGCCTTTGTGGAGCGGGATGGCGCTTTCGGTGTAAAAGAGCAGGTAAGGGCCATCATTGCCCGGAAAGCAGTGGCGGAGTTGCTGAAACTCATCAGCGAAAGCGACGACGCGTTGAAGTTCGCCCATCAGGACAACCACGTGGTGTTCGCCAAGGGGCGGCAGACCATGGTTGTGCGCCTTATCGAAGGGGCCTTCCCCAATTACGAGCAGGTGATACCCAAAGGGGCCACCCGCGAAGCGGTAATAGATTCCGCCCAGTTCTCCCACAGCCTCAAGAGAGTGGCCACGCTGGCCGATGAGAAGTCGCACATGATCCGGCTTGGTTTCGCAAGCGGCAAGGTGGAGCTTTCCAGCGAAGGCGGCGAGCTTGGCGAGGCCAAGGACGAGCTTGAGATAGAATTTACCGGCGACGAGCTTGAGATTGGGCTTAACGCCCATTATATAATAGAGATGTTATCGGCCATGGGTGAGGAGAAGGTGCTCCTGAAACTTCAGGATCCTTTAAGCCCGGTGCTGGCCACCTCCGTGGTGGACCGGGGGCTGATGTCCATCGTTATGCCCATGAGGCTGTAA